One genomic window of Aphis gossypii isolate Hap1 unplaced genomic scaffold, ASM2018417v2 Contig00590, whole genome shotgun sequence includes the following:
- the LOC126554755 gene encoding uncharacterized protein LOC126554755, which yields MDDEHVTVSPAKKNPKGKFIGTGQRKIVINLYKYFVEKQSENPDSPRLTYRQMLLEISKSSGIGQRIIQTILSEYKIQGIVSSPTKEKHRPTVIEKIDEFDKNAIRQKIQEFWRNREVPTIKKILVAINEDETLPNMKRTSFQAVLKDLQFEYVKKNRNSALLEREDLRTWR from the exons atggACGACGAACATGTAACTGTATCTCcagctaaaaaaaatccaaaaggAAAA tttaTTGGCACTGGTCAAaggaaaattgtaattaatctCTACAAATATTTCGTTGAAAAACAGTCTGAAAATCCAGACAGCCCCCGATTGACCTACAGACAAATGCTATTAGAAATTTCAAAATCCTCAGGTATTGGACAacgtataatacaaacaatattgtcGGAGTACAAAATACAAGGTATAGTTTCATCGCCTACCAAGGAAAAACATAGACCTAcagtaattgaaaaaatcgacgaatttgataaaaacgCAATTAGGCAAAAAATTCAAGAATTTTGGAGGAACCGTGAAGTaccaacaattaaaaaaattttggtagCCATTAATGAGGATGAAACATTGCCTAATATGAAACGTACGTCATTCCAGGCAGTGTTAAAAGATTTACAATTTGAATAcgtgaaaaaaaatcgtaatagTGCACTTCTCGAAAGAGAAGATTTAAGAACTTGGCGCTGA